From Polaribacter butkevichii, a single genomic window includes:
- a CDS encoding T9SS type A sorting domain-containing protein: MNKKLLNYFFLIVTTITVNAQDYPFNLPDNLEATVNINSASTETYNNLLLGTNIHHFTSTTEKNFIKLFDPITVRFPHGLWSNWYDWRRDVSRLYGEEKFDYKQGTNGSIKNVEVGLLSTIKIFDSANIKVGIDGLTGLNTDKKTETGKGYDMMWTFNMSADGTDFNNGSPESILRYNDLISRGFEVKAIEMGNECFYPGQRSSIIPNAEDYIARAKSMSAALKAQDPEIRVSIPLLRKSSWANPNWNKDLTADLSYFDAVSVHTYVGSDPDNAADSDEAYGTSLIARKLLASSINDYAKKVAPNKPIWLTEWGVKSGGPNAVSALGAIDCFLYMSENQDVFERANWFSVNGKLNTMLVWEKYTASNGKIKDRIKYPLEKSLFGSAYEITRSVLENSILIDSDVQVANLVDGVKAVSVRVVNKDDKTIVFVLNLTNKEVPFTVNIDGVIYDKTYKHKALSFSSMDEERALGFDVDPLTLINEGDEKIMLPKFSINTIELSNTILSNNSYTKKPIIVVSPNPNKGEFKIKTTNAEQSQYRIYSITGGEIQKGQFVSEETIRLKSDKKGIYILKIKNNNNISIHKIIVN, encoded by the coding sequence ATGAATAAAAAACTACTAAACTATTTCTTTTTAATTGTTACCACCATAACCGTAAACGCACAAGATTATCCTTTTAATTTACCAGATAACCTAGAGGCTACAGTTAATATAAATAGTGCCTCTACAGAAACGTATAATAATTTATTGTTAGGAACAAATATTCATCATTTTACGAGCACTACGGAAAAGAATTTTATAAAACTTTTTGATCCTATTACAGTACGGTTTCCACATGGTTTATGGTCTAATTGGTACGATTGGAGACGTGATGTAAGTCGTCTTTATGGAGAGGAGAAATTTGATTATAAGCAAGGAACTAATGGTAGTATTAAAAATGTAGAAGTTGGTTTACTTTCAACCATAAAAATATTTGATAGTGCGAACATAAAAGTAGGAATAGATGGCTTAACCGGTTTAAATACAGACAAAAAAACAGAAACGGGTAAAGGCTATGATATGATGTGGACTTTTAATATGAGTGCAGATGGTACAGATTTTAATAACGGAAGCCCTGAAAGTATATTAAGATATAATGATTTAATTAGTCGTGGATTTGAAGTAAAAGCGATTGAGATGGGTAACGAATGTTTTTACCCTGGACAAAGAAGTTCTATTATTCCTAATGCTGAAGATTATATTGCTAGAGCAAAATCGATGTCTGCAGCTTTAAAAGCACAAGATCCAGAAATAAGAGTTTCAATACCTTTACTAAGAAAAAGCAGTTGGGCTAACCCAAATTGGAACAAAGATTTAACAGCAGATTTATCTTATTTTGATGCAGTTTCGGTTCATACGTATGTTGGGTCAGATCCAGATAATGCAGCCGATAGTGATGAAGCCTATGGTACATCACTTATTGCTCGTAAACTTTTAGCAAGTTCAATAAATGATTATGCAAAAAAAGTAGCACCCAATAAACCTATTTGGTTAACAGAGTGGGGTGTAAAATCTGGTGGGCCAAATGCTGTATCTGCACTTGGTGCCATAGATTGTTTTTTATATATGAGTGAAAATCAAGATGTTTTTGAGCGTGCAAATTGGTTTAGTGTTAATGGCAAATTAAACACCATGTTAGTTTGGGAAAAATATACAGCGTCTAATGGAAAAATAAAAGATAGAATAAAATATCCTTTAGAGAAATCATTATTTGGGTCTGCTTATGAAATTACGCGCTCAGTATTAGAAAATAGTATATTAATAGATAGTGATGTGCAAGTAGCAAATCTTGTAGATGGCGTAAAAGCGGTAAGCGTAAGAGTTGTTAATAAAGATGATAAGACTATTGTTTTTGTTTTAAATCTTACAAATAAAGAAGTTCCTTTTACCGTAAATATAGATGGTGTTATATATGATAAAACATACAAACACAAAGCATTATCTTTTTCTAGTATGGACGAAGAAAGAGCTTTAGGCTTTGATGTAGATCCTTTAACATTAATTAATGAAGGGGATGAAAAAATTATGTTGCCTAAGTTTTCTATAAATACTATTGAGTTATCTAACACAATATTATCTAATAATAGCTATACAAAAAAGCCTATTATAGTGGTAAGCCCTAATCCAAATAAGGGTGAGTTTAAAATAAAAACTACAAATGCAGAGCAATCTCAATATAGAATCTATTCAATTACAGGGGGAGAAATTCAAAAAGGGCAATTTGTATCTGAAGAAACGATTCGATTAAAGAGTGACAAAAAGGGGATATATATTCTTAAAATAAAGAATAATAACAACATATCAATACATAAAATTATTGTTAATTAA
- a CDS encoding SGNH/GDSL hydrolase family protein, with protein sequence MVVLRFRYFITLCCVALFCGCTASRSLIAKDVDAYNYLSKVKQELLKKWPDNKTINIVFHGHSVPSGYFKTPNVNTLAAYPHLVLEKLKEKYPYAVINTIVTGIGGENSVKGVARFKNTVLNHKPDVLFIDYALNDRRVGLEKAKKAWEYMIVKALKNDILVILLTPSPDTRVDYNNPENELKQLTNQIRLLAKKYNVGLVDSYKAFEFLYSDSEELKKYMAQINHPNKKGHELIANEIIKYFE encoded by the coding sequence ATGGTGGTCTTAAGATTTAGGTATTTTATCACTTTATGTTGTGTAGCCCTTTTTTGTGGTTGCACAGCGTCTCGTTCTTTAATTGCTAAAGATGTAGATGCATATAATTATTTGTCTAAAGTAAAACAAGAACTTTTAAAAAAGTGGCCAGATAATAAAACCATAAACATTGTATTTCACGGTCATAGTGTGCCGTCGGGGTATTTTAAAACACCAAATGTAAATACACTAGCTGCGTATCCGCATTTGGTTTTAGAAAAGTTAAAAGAAAAATATCCGTATGCGGTAATAAATACAATTGTAACAGGTATTGGTGGAGAAAACTCTGTAAAGGGTGTTGCTAGGTTTAAAAATACTGTTTTAAACCACAAACCAGATGTGCTTTTTATAGACTACGCTTTAAATGATAGACGTGTTGGTTTAGAAAAAGCTAAAAAAGCGTGGGAGTACATGATAGTAAAGGCATTAAAAAATGATATACTTGTTATATTATTAACACCTTCTCCAGACACGAGAGTTGATTATAATAACCCTGAAAACGAATTAAAACAGCTTACAAATCAAATTAGGTTACTAGCCAAAAAATATAATGTCGGTTTAGTAGATAGTTATAAAGCGTTCGAATTTCTTTATAGCGATTCAGAAGAACTAAAAAAATACATGGCACAAATAAATCATCCTAATAAAAAAGGACATGAGTTAATTGCTAATGAGATTATTAAATATTTTGAATAA
- a CDS encoding family 78 glycoside hydrolase catalytic domain encodes MRNRLLISISLICTLFILSCKSDNSEILEVNDLRCEYRINPLGIDNTAPRLSWKLVDQYQKRGQKQTAFQILVASSLDNLNNNIGDLWDSGKTETNASVNNVYAGKKLASNQACFWKVKVWDAANKESNWSDSGKFSMGLLKSEDWKGDWIYKADQKKTDHNWYRKTFTLSENATSAFVHVGSFGYHELYVNGEKITENVMNPVASYMKKRIPYLTYDIADKLKKGNNVIAVWHAAGWARWTRIREYRMVPFVFKAQAEIVAGGENITLKTDETWKTKKSNSEYYGDWDILRFGGETIDDSKREDDWNTAQYNDSNWMNASVYDYEVLNAKIPEGNNISFALNSNKNREVRALYSPIKAELSAQMVEPQVKFKTIKAIGVAKNDDGTYRIDLGENYTGFFEMDLYNGKEGDSILFEISDQTERIMNWSQKSKYIFGKSGKGKFSNRFNVAGGRWVTVYGLKYEPKIADARGYVVTNNRKQISKFESSSAQLNQIYQVNLNTYLANTMDGILVDCPHRERRGWGEVTVAAMYGDALPNFESGAYMDQYLQYTRDAQFPDGQTRAVLNEEDRPFLMWKANNPLTVWETYRMLGDKKVLEDNYVSMQKWMTWLYEHSNYKTGGALIIGEQGKREMPGLGDWCTPRGNFWTSSNSPDAAHFNNCLYAFMLENAMHISEALNKTEDALAYKNRLKVQQEATHKLSYNPETGKYLKGYQVDQAFALLSGVTPASEKEKAEAQLVNNVLYDFPYYDTGSSGQALYTRYFTESGERMDLIYELLRDKHHPSYGYFIEQGKTVWPERWSAVGNSQIHTCYTGIGGYFIKGFGGIRPNPESLGMQNMIIKPAPVGDLTYANTTYESMYGNVVVNWTKKANTATFHIEVPVNTTAKVFLPAISKEVIKESGVLAENTENITYVGTEKNKAVGNYVIYNVTSGVYNFKVDELPVTQFPEPLQNTENLAKLGRMNASSMFIQTEKLPVFEAFRVNDEDEETRWLATETKNQYLELEWVKPQTFNKIIIDEYENNITSYKLQYWENGKWKDLVSDTTCGANKTHKFDAITATKCRIYIIDAKKAPSISEIKIYQSN; translated from the coding sequence ATGAGAAATAGATTGTTAATTTCTATAAGTTTAATATGTACGCTGTTTATTTTGAGTTGTAAATCTGATAATTCAGAAATACTTGAAGTGAATGATTTGCGTTGCGAATACCGCATAAATCCTTTAGGTATAGATAATACTGCGCCAAGATTAAGTTGGAAGTTAGTTGATCAATATCAAAAAAGAGGACAAAAACAAACAGCATTTCAAATACTTGTTGCGAGTAGTTTAGATAATTTGAACAATAATATTGGCGATTTATGGGATTCTGGTAAAACGGAAACCAATGCGTCTGTAAATAATGTTTACGCGGGTAAAAAATTAGCATCTAACCAAGCCTGTTTTTGGAAAGTAAAAGTTTGGGATGCTGCAAACAAGGAATCTAATTGGAGTGATTCTGGTAAATTTTCAATGGGACTTTTAAAATCAGAAGATTGGAAAGGGGATTGGATTTACAAAGCAGATCAAAAAAAGACCGATCATAACTGGTATAGAAAAACGTTTACACTTTCAGAAAATGCTACTTCGGCTTTTGTACACGTAGGATCTTTTGGTTATCATGAATTGTATGTAAATGGAGAAAAAATAACAGAAAATGTAATGAATCCTGTGGCATCTTATATGAAAAAAAGGATTCCTTATTTAACGTATGATATTGCTGATAAATTAAAAAAAGGAAACAATGTTATTGCGGTATGGCACGCTGCTGGTTGGGCACGTTGGACACGTATTCGAGAATATAGAATGGTTCCGTTTGTATTTAAAGCACAAGCCGAAATTGTTGCAGGAGGAGAAAATATTACTTTAAAAACAGATGAAACTTGGAAAACTAAAAAAAGTAATTCTGAATATTATGGAGATTGGGATATTCTGCGTTTTGGAGGTGAAACGATTGATGATAGCAAAAGAGAAGACGATTGGAATACTGCACAATATAATGACAGCAATTGGATGAATGCAAGTGTGTACGATTATGAAGTTTTAAATGCTAAAATACCTGAAGGTAACAATATAAGTTTTGCCTTAAACAGTAATAAAAACAGAGAAGTTCGTGCGTTGTATAGCCCAATAAAAGCTGAGTTAAGCGCTCAAATGGTAGAGCCTCAAGTAAAATTTAAGACCATAAAAGCTATTGGGGTTGCTAAAAATGATGATGGAACCTATCGTATTGATTTAGGAGAAAACTATACAGGTTTTTTTGAAATGGATTTGTATAATGGAAAGGAAGGTGATTCTATTTTGTTTGAAATTAGTGATCAGACCGAAAGAATTATGAATTGGAGTCAAAAAAGTAAATATATTTTTGGGAAATCAGGAAAAGGAAAGTTTTCCAACCGGTTTAATGTTGCAGGAGGACGTTGGGTTACCGTTTATGGGTTAAAATATGAACCTAAAATAGCAGATGCAAGAGGTTATGTTGTGACTAACAATCGTAAGCAAATCAGCAAATTTGAATCTTCAAGTGCGCAATTAAATCAAATTTATCAAGTTAATTTAAATACCTATTTAGCCAATACTATGGATGGTATTTTGGTCGATTGTCCACACCGTGAACGACGTGGTTGGGGAGAAGTTACTGTAGCTGCAATGTATGGTGATGCGTTGCCCAATTTTGAAAGTGGCGCGTATATGGATCAATATTTACAATATACTAGAGATGCACAATTTCCAGATGGTCAAACTAGAGCCGTATTAAATGAAGAAGATCGTCCGTTTTTAATGTGGAAAGCAAATAACCCACTAACAGTTTGGGAAACTTACAGAATGTTAGGCGATAAAAAAGTACTAGAAGATAATTACGTATCGATGCAAAAATGGATGACTTGGTTGTATGAGCATTCTAATTACAAAACTGGTGGTGCTTTAATAATTGGTGAACAAGGAAAAAGAGAAATGCCAGGTTTGGGAGATTGGTGTACGCCACGTGGTAATTTCTGGACAAGTAGTAATTCTCCAGACGCAGCACATTTTAACAATTGTTTATATGCTTTTATGTTAGAAAATGCGATGCATATTTCAGAGGCACTGAATAAAACTGAAGATGCGCTAGCTTATAAAAATAGATTGAAAGTGCAGCAAGAAGCTACCCATAAACTGTCTTACAATCCAGAAACGGGTAAATATTTAAAGGGGTATCAAGTAGATCAAGCTTTTGCACTTTTATCGGGAGTAACACCAGCATCAGAAAAAGAAAAAGCAGAGGCGCAATTGGTTAATAATGTGTTGTATGATTTTCCATATTACGATACAGGTAGTTCTGGGCAAGCCCTTTATACACGCTATTTTACAGAGTCTGGTGAGCGTATGGATTTAATTTATGAGTTGTTAAGAGACAAACACCATCCTAGTTATGGCTATTTTATAGAACAAGGTAAAACGGTATGGCCAGAGCGTTGGTCTGCGGTAGGAAATAGTCAAATTCACACTTGTTACACAGGTATTGGTGGGTATTTTATTAAAGGTTTTGGTGGAATTAGACCAAATCCGGAAAGTTTAGGAATGCAAAATATGATTATAAAACCAGCTCCTGTTGGCGATTTAACCTATGCCAATACAACATATGAATCGATGTATGGTAATGTGGTTGTTAATTGGACAAAGAAAGCAAACACAGCTACGTTTCATATTGAAGTTCCTGTAAATACAACAGCAAAAGTGTTTTTGCCAGCAATAAGTAAAGAGGTTATAAAAGAAAGCGGTGTTTTAGCTGAGAATACTGAAAACATAACCTATGTAGGAACAGAAAAAAATAAAGCTGTTGGTAATTATGTGATTTATAATGTTACCTCAGGAGTTTACAATTTTAAAGTAGATGAATTGCCTGTAACTCAATTTCCAGAACCGTTACAAAACACAGAGAATTTGGCAAAATTAGGTAGAATGAATGCATCCTCTATGTTTATTCAAACAGAAAAATTACCCGTTTTTGAAGCTTTTAGAGTGAATGATGAAGATGAAGAAACGCGTTGGTTGGCTACAGAAACCAAAAATCAATACCTAGAACTAGAGTGGGTAAAGCCACAAACATTTAATAAAATTATTATTGATGAATATGAGAATAATATTACCTCATATAAATTACAATACTGGGAAAATGGCAAATGGAAAGATCTTGTAAGTGATACCACTTGTGGTGCAAATAAAACGCATAAATTTGATGCTATTACTGCTACAAAATGTAGAATTTATATTATTGATGCTAAAAAAGCGCCGTCGATTTCAGAAATAAAAATATATCAATCTAATTAA
- a CDS encoding InlB B-repeat-containing protein, whose protein sequence is MNQLIKIITSVLFCLSFFFIEAQVTLSTDFTDNSYKNEPLHNIWDVANRISPTNGSNIRPGLKMNIVRMVGGIRKVVNGVSQKDLDFDPCLYDSINNTYVYRWEPLIERLNKVVNSQTEILQIALDQPPWAFQHGYTFIPEGTRDNINFRENEKMSIYGNSLPPANKQAYHDFIKALMTKLVETYGEDQVLKWRFRVGSEIETPDHWFGTKQDFIEHFENTEKAIRSILPNAIIGLHTRAPGFLFKNGTELNYKGEPFASFSDDLIEYSFDNNLKYDFWGISDYVIIGNSSLRNMKDKYDHLFAGLVDHPKWNTNTKIDLMEYATTTTMNGADGKGFINNATSHAEIVELAFSNIFYKNKDKGLEFVYRWGNGSGTQDPPAIATLNTMNGLTHYTTEQSGLPNTSTNELDAIFTKNEETDEYDALIYNYNSNTLAYMDNEAVNLSFTTDLPVGTTYYYRSLSYGEDNNKLQNFLKENPNTVKSGFNNRGDASRILTEAGLTAYNSYVNPNPHEYSEWTAVVTTSRTDGGSGSVIALNTELPSFAFQKFEFRSDAFFVKPIAPTSVVWTTTEDFSPWAAVTSGVVVNADNDKLSLSFSDGFAFPMSAITGLNINSELFGTLRMVVRNSTEKSNVQMAANVPGSGFSASRKKITIPNDNEWRTIDVDLTNWALWTGTITEFKIYNSVKTGTLEIDSMAFIPLETASTYNITLTQEGNGLLNYTSGTAFSGQEFSLSAIANEGWEFQSWTGDIISTDNPFNLTVNSDLNIKAVFIKKTLSVKENSLNNIAVYPNPSNDGIFTINTPLDQSWEVYSITGNKILIGNGDKVDISSFSKGMYILKIGSTFKKLLYN, encoded by the coding sequence ATGAATCAATTAATAAAAATTATCACTTCTGTGTTATTTTGCCTAAGCTTTTTCTTTATAGAAGCCCAAGTAACGCTGTCTACAGATTTTACAGATAATAGTTATAAAAATGAACCTTTGCACAATATTTGGGATGTTGCCAATCGTATAAGTCCTACAAACGGATCTAACATAAGACCTGGTCTTAAAATGAATATTGTTAGAATGGTTGGTGGTATTAGAAAAGTTGTTAATGGGGTTTCTCAAAAAGATTTAGATTTCGATCCATGTCTTTACGATTCAATAAATAACACTTACGTTTATAGATGGGAACCACTTATTGAAAGACTTAATAAAGTGGTAAACTCTCAAACAGAGATTCTTCAAATAGCATTAGATCAACCGCCATGGGCTTTTCAGCATGGTTATACATTTATTCCAGAAGGAACTAGAGATAATATAAATTTCCGTGAAAACGAAAAGATGTCTATTTATGGGAACTCATTACCTCCTGCTAATAAACAAGCTTATCATGATTTTATAAAGGCTTTAATGACTAAATTAGTGGAAACCTATGGAGAAGATCAGGTTTTAAAATGGCGTTTTAGAGTAGGGTCTGAGATTGAAACACCAGATCATTGGTTTGGTACAAAACAAGATTTTATAGAGCATTTTGAAAATACCGAAAAAGCTATTAGATCCATATTACCTAATGCTATTATTGGGCTTCATACAAGAGCTCCAGGTTTTTTATTTAAAAACGGAACCGAATTAAATTATAAAGGAGAACCTTTTGCATCATTTTCTGACGATCTTATCGAGTATTCTTTTGATAATAATTTAAAATATGATTTTTGGGGAATATCAGATTATGTAATTATTGGCAATAGTTCTTTAAGAAACATGAAGGACAAATACGATCATCTTTTTGCAGGATTAGTAGATCACCCAAAATGGAATACAAATACCAAAATAGATTTGATGGAATATGCTACTACAACGACTATGAATGGAGCTGATGGTAAGGGGTTTATAAATAATGCAACCTCGCATGCAGAAATTGTAGAATTAGCTTTTTCTAATATTTTTTATAAAAATAAAGACAAAGGTTTAGAGTTTGTTTATAGATGGGGAAATGGATCGGGTACTCAAGATCCACCAGCTATAGCAACATTAAATACAATGAATGGTTTAACACATTATACTACTGAACAGTCAGGTTTGCCAAATACATCAACCAATGAATTAGATGCCATTTTTACTAAAAATGAAGAGACTGACGAGTATGATGCTTTGATTTATAATTATAACTCAAATACATTAGCTTATATGGACAATGAGGCTGTAAACCTTTCTTTTACTACCGACTTACCAGTAGGAACAACTTATTATTACCGAAGCTTATCGTACGGAGAAGACAATAATAAACTTCAAAACTTTTTAAAAGAAAATCCTAATACGGTTAAATCTGGTTTTAATAATAGAGGTGATGCAAGTCGTATATTAACAGAGGCAGGTTTAACAGCTTATAATTCATATGTAAATCCAAATCCGCATGAGTATAGTGAATGGACAGCTGTAGTAACTACATCTCGTACAGATGGTGGAAGTGGTTCTGTTATAGCTTTAAACACAGAACTACCGTCTTTTGCTTTTCAGAAATTTGAATTTAGATCGGATGCATTTTTTGTAAAACCTATAGCGCCAACGTCTGTAGTATGGACAACCACTGAAGATTTTTCACCTTGGGCTGCTGTAACTAGTGGGGTTGTAGTAAATGCAGATAATGATAAACTTAGCTTAAGTTTTTCTGATGGATTTGCTTTTCCAATGTCGGCTATTACAGGATTAAATATTAATTCAGAGCTTTTTGGAACATTAAGAATGGTTGTTAGAAATAGTACAGAAAAAAGTAATGTACAAATGGCCGCCAATGTGCCAGGTAGTGGGTTTTCGGCAAGTAGAAAAAAGATAACTATTCCTAATGATAATGAATGGAGAACAATTGATGTAGATCTTACTAATTGGGCTCTTTGGACAGGTACTATAACCGAATTTAAAATATACAATAGTGTAAAAACGGGAACCTTAGAAATAGATTCTATGGCGTTTATTCCTTTAGAAACGGCTTCTACATACAATATTACACTTACACAAGAAGGTAATGGATTGTTAAATTATACCAGTGGAACTGCTTTTTCCGGACAGGAGTTTAGTTTAAGTGCCATTGCTAACGAAGGTTGGGAATTTCAAAGCTGGACAGGAGATATAATAAGTACAGATAATCCGTTTAATTTAACAGTAAATTCAGATTTAAATATAAAAGCAGTTTTTATTAAAAAAACTTTATCTGTAAAAGAAAATTCGCTTAATAATATAGCGGTATATCCTAATCCTAGTAATGATGGTATTTTTACTATAAATACACCTCTAGATCAAAGTT